The DNA window TGTTTCTGTTGCTCAACCAGCACGTCTAGCTGTTTTAGCCATATTTTCTAGTTCTCTTCGATATACTATAGGCTTCATTCTTCCTCCTTTTATATTTTGCAGATCAAAATGTTGAAGTTTTTGTAATGCACTCTGTTCTTAGCTTTATTGGTTCGGTTAATGTAAGGTAAAAGTGTTGGATTAATCCTTCCCCTCCCTGATGGAGAAATATTTAGGATTTATTATTCTGATTGTATAGTGTTTTCTTAATAGCGACGAGAAATACCTCCTCCATGTTGAACTGCTTAACTTTATGCTGATTGCCATGTCAACTCAACTTCTCTCTGGTCCATCTCCGAGACCAAAGGATTTTAATCCGTTCATTGATGCCGCCATGGCTCAGGTAACTGGATTTTTAACTTAGTCGAAACTTCAAAATGTCGAAGTTTGTTGTGGCTAAGTTCTCATTGTAATTTTCAGGACAGTGCCTTGGTTATTGTGGTCATGCGAAAACTACTACTCAATTTTATAAGTCGGCCGAACCTACCTTTAAATAGTTCCTATCCCATATTTTATGATGCAAATCAGTCCGGTGTCTTTCAGAGAGTCAGTTCTGCGGCAGGTACGACACtttttcttccactttttTGAGTGTTTGCCAGCAGACACTAAGTCGATAAGAATATCTTTAATGtcatttttaatgaatttcatTCACTCGTGTCTTTGAAGCTGATTTTGTAGAGTATATGTGCAACGCTTGGTGTAATTTCTTGTCCAATTACTGGTTTTAGTTCTCTGATTTAGttgtgttaaaaaaatgtcatttctTAAGAGGCAGCTTTTGTCATATTTCGTCTTCAAGATCTATCTTTCACTACTTTTTGGTTCTTCATTAATGACAGTGAAACTGGACATCCAGGATTGGGTTTAATTGACTCTATCACATTGCTATGTCTAGtgtttctcttgttttttcttgaattaaGTTTCTAACATCCATATGCCCATGTCATTTTGTTGTCCCAACTCTTTAGTAGAcgagttttttcttctttcattcacaGAAAGATACTAAGCCTCTTTATCTGGTTTGGCATGtggtttattgtatttttagtTGTGAATGTGATTGTTGAGTGTGGGAGACAGTTTGAAGCTCCTGTTGCTGATATAAACCTCTGCTAACATGTTTCCCTTTCTACAGCAAATTTCGTGTTAATGCCATTCAACTACCTTGTCAGTTCAACTTCCCAAGGCTCTGAGAGTCCATTGGCTGATTGCAGTCTAAACGttcttctcattctcattcatTATCGCAAGTGTATTGTTAGCAATGAATCTCTAGCAAGTGGTGATAATGTTAGCTTAGATTCTCTTTTGAAAGAGAATGCAACCTTTTATGATAATCCGTATTGCAAGGCCTTAGAAAATGCATCTGATGTTGAATGTAAGATATtaagttttcttttctacGTTGCTATTTCCTTCTCATGGTTTAGCCAGTTTATGCACGTTTGATGCTGGTTTATTATGCTTGTGGTTGCAGTTGATCGTGTTGATTCAGATGGTAATGCACATAATGGTCCCTTTGTGCGGTTACCATTTGCTTTGCTGTTTGATACTCTTGGAATGtatgtattttctttgttcttgaacAAACGTTGataataatgtttaaaatCCACGTGTTATGTTTTATGCATTCAGGGCTCTAGTTGCTATACTCTATAATTGcatggttttaaatttttttagtatcatTTTCAAGTTCACCTCCCCCTACCCCCCAGCCTTTTTCTACCCATTATTGTTGTGAActatattttagtttagtgAAAAATCTTGCAGTTTCTTGTTGCTTTGAGTATGGATTAATTATATTTCCCAGATCATAGATCATTTACTGTGCTGTAGTACCTGGTTAAGTTAGAATAAGTGCATACTTTGCATCGATATACTATTTTTCGGCGCAAAGGCTGATGACATGAGACAACCTTTTGCTTTGAGCCCTTAATAGGATATGTATCTGCAGGTGCTTGGCTGACGAGGGCTCTGTGCTTCTGCTCTACTCATTATTGCAAGGGAATTCTGATTTCTTGGAATATGTTTTGGTGCGAACTGATTTGGACACATTGGTAAGTTGCTGGAGTGCAAATTCCAATATCTTGGGGTACATCATACATGCATATTAATCAAGTGCAACGCTTTGGCTAGTGTGATTTAACTAAGATTACTTAGATCGATTGATGGGGATTCATTTGGATTAGTCATTTCTGTTTGTgactttattcaaaatattgttGCGGTGTTAAGATTGTATAACGACTCCATATCCACTTCATGCAGTTATGTAACGACTGTTTCATACTTTGTCTTCTGTTTGATAATCTATAAACAGTTGATGCCAATTTTGGAGGCACTCTATAATGCTTCAACGAGGTCATCTAATCAAATCTACATGCTGCTGATTATACTTTTAATTCTTAGTCAGGATTCTTCATTCAATGCAAGCATTCACAAACTGGTAAGGCTGATATACCCTCTTGCATGGTTTCTTGCTTATATGAGgttctcttaatttttattactacATGTACAGATACTTCCTACGGTTCCTTGGTATAAGGAgcgtcttcttcatcaaacATCTCTTGGTTCTCTGGTGGTAATAATCTTGATCAGGACCGTACAGTTCAACCTATCTAAGTTGCGGGTATGACTTGACACGCCCATCTGATTAAAGTATGATTGTAGTAATTACAACAAACGTTCTGTGTGGTTCCATGTACAGATGATATCGTTTTCACATGCCCTTTTTATCTAATTCCGAAGTCTTAAATGCTtgggataaaattaaaaaaatatgttaaatgCTTGTGGAGTGACAAATACCATGGGTTTGTATTTAAGCACGTAATATGTTGTATAACCTACTTGCGCGCAATATTTCAACAAACTATTCCTGGAATCTGTTCcctgtcttcttcttcatctactTCTCATTTTCTTAGTACATACACATAAATTATGTGACGTATATGGTAACTTTTTTACAGGATGTATATCTCCATACAACTTGTCTTGCGACATTAGCAAACATGGCTCCTCATGTCCACCGTTTGAGTTCATATGCATCTCAGAGGCTTGTCAGCCTTTTTGATATGCTTTCAAGAAAGTATGTCATTAATTCCTTCTGTTGGCTGATTTTGCCCTTATAATTCTTTTCCATGGCACCATACACAATTCCCTTTTAATCAGAGATGAGATGGCTTCcactttaatttttcttatttaaatggATGAActcttaaaacattttttttttttttgtgttatgACCAACTTATGGACATCTATTCTCATGGGACGACTCTTGTATTATAGTTTGTCTTATGAGCTGCGTTCCTGCCGTAACTTTGGGTGTAGGTATAACAGATCGGCAGAACTCAAAAACATTAAGGTAGACAATGCTAAAACCGACTACACAGAAATCAATTTCCCAGCAGATGATGCGGtaattcattaataatttgtaGGGTCATAACCAAATTCGTATATGGTTCTATGGATGGTTGCACaatatttcatgtgttacagaggtagattttttttgttgtagcCCACTGAGATACATATTTATACCGACTTCTTGAGACTTGTCCTTGAAATTCTGAATGCTACTCTGTCTTATGCTCTACCACGGAATCCAGAGGTAACATCAT is part of the Cucurbita pepo subsp. pepo cultivar mu-cu-16 chromosome LG03, ASM280686v2, whole genome shotgun sequence genome and encodes:
- the LOC111790472 gene encoding dymeclin-like produces the protein MGAVPSTPRRTNSRPQDTVEYLIGTFVGEESFPISSDFWQKLIELPLSLQWPTDSVQQACELLATNNYKTRHLAKILIHMAWCLQECITNSGASSLTYEKAINAVYVSSVFLKHLIENAKSDRIEELCLSLNDTESASKEFIGDQNVEVFVMHSVLSFIGSVNVSDEKYLLHVELLNFMLIAMSTQLLSGPSPRPKDFNPFIDAAMAQDSALVIVVMRKLLLNFISRPNLPLNSSYPIFYDANQSGVFQRVSSAAANFVLMPFNYLVSSTSQGSESPLADCSLNVLLILIHYRKCIVSNESLASGDNVSLDSLLKENATFYDNPYCKALENASDVEFDRVDSDGNAHNGPFVRLPFALLFDTLGMCLADEGSVLLLYSLLQGNSDFLEYVLVRTDLDTLLMPILEALYNASTRSSNQIYMLLIILLILSQDSSFNASIHKLILPTVPWYKERLLHQTSLGSLVVIILIRTVQFNLSKLRDVYLHTTCLATLANMAPHVHRLSSYASQRLVSLFDMLSRKYNRSAELKNIKVDNAKTDYTEINFPADDAPTEIHIYTDFLRLVLEILNATLSYALPRNPEFIYAIMHRQEVFQPFKNHPRFNELLENIYTVLDFFNSRIDAQRMDGDWSVEKVLQVIINNCRSWRGEGLKMFTQLRFTYEQESHPEEFFIPYVWQLVLSTCGFNFNAGVINLFPANLPSEKEEDEDTTVDDKQPDGEAQKLAIYIDP